In Epinephelus lanceolatus isolate andai-2023 chromosome 16, ASM4190304v1, whole genome shotgun sequence, one DNA window encodes the following:
- the LOC117263919 gene encoding CMP-N-acetylneuraminate-beta-galactosamide-alpha-2,3-sialyltransferase 1-like: MNSKVRMLIFVLCVTGVCVFWREYMSPYSLPKQKPCACDKCLSEEDPWFTQRFDKSVEPFLSANYSVSEEAFNWWKLLQAERRNFSTYRKTVNGLFQIFPPAPDVVKSKPDRCRTCAVVGNSGNLRRSHYGLLIDYHDIIIRMNSAHTKGFEADVGSRTTHRIMYPESAVDLDNTTHLVLVPFKIQDLEWATKALTTGFSGRSYAPVKSKIKANKDLVMVVNPAFMRYVHDMWLAKKGRYPSTGFMAVVLALHICDEVSVFGYGADSDGNWSHYWEKLKYKNLKTGIHPGSHEYGIIEELAKQGKVRFYKGW, translated from the exons ATGAATTCAAAAGTGAGGATGCTCATTTTCGTCCTGTGTGTGActggtgtctgtgtgttctGGAGGGAATACATGTCACCGTACTCCCTGCCTAAACAAAAACCCTGCGCTTGTGACAAATGCTTATCTGAGGAGGACCCGTGGTTCACACAGCGTTTCGACAAATCTGTTGAACCATTTCTGTCAGCGAACTACAGCGTCTCAGAGGAGGCTTTCAACTGGTGGAAG CTTTTACAGGCTGAAAGGCGCAACTTCAGTACCTACAGAAAAACAGTCAATGGGCTGTTTCAGATCTTCCCACCTGCTCCAGATGTTGTAAAATCCAAGCCTGACCGCTGCAGGACTTGTGCTGTGGTGGGGAATTCTGGTAATTTAAGGAGATCACATTATGGACTTCTCATAGACTACCACGACATCATCATAAG AATGAACTCTGCCCATACCAAAGGCTTTGAAGCAGACGTTGGAAGCAGAACAACTCATCGCATCATGTATCCAGAGAGTGCTGTGGATTTAGACAACACCACTCATCTGGTGCTTGTTCCGTTCAAGATACAGGATCTGGAGTGGGCCACGAAGGCCTTAACTACAGGATTTTCTGGACG ATCATATGCACCAGTGAAATCCAAAATCAAGGCTAACAAGGATTTG GTGATGGTGGTCAATCCAGCTTTTATGAGGTATGTTCATGACATGTGGCTGGCAAAGAAGGGCAGGTATCCATCCACTGGCTTTATGGCTGTGGTTCTTGCTCTGCATATTTGTGACGAG GTCAGTGTGTTTGGTTATGGAGCAGACAGTGATGGAAACTGGAGCCATTACTGGGAAAAACTCAAatacaaaaatttaaaaactggCATTCATCCCGGAAGTCACGAGTATGGAATTATCGAGGAGCTAGCTAAGCAAGGAAAAGTCAGATTTTATAAAGGGTGGTGA